The following coding sequences lie in one Sorex araneus isolate mSorAra2 chromosome 4, mSorAra2.pri, whole genome shotgun sequence genomic window:
- the LOC129404367 gene encoding calcium homeostasis modulator protein 6-like, which yields MSQNEDQEQLVEKEVKKLQVVVDLYYKYRNSLGWGLMTILTIGAETIFSNVVFKCPCNATWNTSYGMVFLLVPTLVLSILGFMMRGPNERLLDSCSKCCTSGFKDICLFCWSLTWTSLLWPLMWIALALIEGTFSECASSGTASTAQSLCSENFANSTKDYENCINELPLVPCNKATVSEVQDLLKVLKAQSQVTGWILVLVIIFIFFINAVVKHLCPINIFKEEHFRYIYKQRENDIFQIQAIEHASKFAKENVRHFFSQQFEDPHSSKMHIPKADEWETILSSETSDDKKKYYSPLHKYVDEKQKNVSQTQY from the exons ATGAGTCAGAATGAAGATCAGGAACAACTTGTTGAGAAGGAAGTGAAGAAACTTCAGGTGGTAGTGGACCTGTACTACAAATACCGGAACAGCCTGGGTTGGGGCCTGATGACCATACTGACAATAGGTGCAGAGACCATCTTCTCCAATGTTGTGTTCAAGTGCCCCTGCAATGCCACCTGGAACACATCGTACGGTATGGTCTTCCTGTTGGTGCCAACACTGGTACTCTCCATCCTAGGCTTTATGATGAGAGGACCCAATGAGCGCCTGCTGGACTCATGTTCGAAATGTTGCACATCCGGTTTCAAGGATATTTGTCTCTTTTGCTGGAGCTTGACTTGGACTAGCCTTCTTTGGCCACTCATGTGGATAGCCCTGGCACTGATCGAGGGCACCTTCTCTGAGTGTGCCAGCAGTGGGACCGCCTCAACTGCACAAAGCCTATGTTCCGAAAACTTTGCCAATAGCACCAAAGATTATGAGAACTGCATTAATGAATTGCCACTGGTGCCCTGCAACAAAGCCACGGTCTCTGAAGTGCAGGACCTCCTGAAAGTACTCAAGGCCCAATCACAG GTGACAGGCTGGATACTGGTATTAGtgattattttcatctttttcattaATGCTGTTGTTAAACATTTATGCcctattaacatttttaaagaggAGCATTTTCGTTACATctataaacaaagagaaaatgatatCTTTCAAATTCAAGCCATAGAACATGCATCCAAATTCGCAAAAGAGAATGTTCGACATTTCTTCAGCCAACAGTTTGAAGACCCACATTCAAGTAAAATGCACATCCCAAAAGCTGATGAATGGGAGACAATTTTATCATCTGAAACTTCTGatgataaaaaaaagtattatagcCCTCTGCACAAATATGttgatgaaaaacaaaaaaatgtttctcaaacACAATATTAA